The nucleotide window AACAGCAAGAACCAGAACTTGAACATCTATCTTGAACAAACAAAGGTTCAGGTTTCCTCGATTGTGGAGCGGAGCCGACCGGAAGAACGATTTAAGTATTTTTTATGGTGGATCccaaatttaaaattaatataactCTTGAAATGAGAATTATAGGAAGCGTtgataacaaaaataaaataagtaaATCAAGATAATTTGTGCTAAACATCATACAAATAAGGTTACAACCTTTTTGCAATTTTATCACATAGTtgatgaacatcatatgaaataataataataataataataataataataataataataataataataataataataataataaaaatataaacaaacttaatcaacgttattatgaatttaattataactataaatggttttaaaacttTAAAGATGCTAATCAATTTGAAACGACAATTACTAAAAGGTAATGGTTTTAAAACTCAAAAGATGCTAACCAATTTGAAATGAAAATTACTAAAAGGTAATTTCATATGGTATTATCTATAATACCTAATAATTGCAACAATAATGATTAAATAGTGAACTTAGTTAGAgatggtttaaaactcaaaaaaatcTTCCTGCATCTTACCCCAAGTCTCATGGAATAAGGTTAAAATAATAACCATTGCATAATTAGGAATCACTTTTTAGCCCTTGGATCATATTTTGATGGTTGAGATTTTCTTGGCTTATGGTGTGGATTGAGAAGGGAATGGTTGACCCGAAACACTTTCTTATCCCAACATTTTAATCTTTTATGTAGATGATTAGCGTAAAATACAATTACAAAAGGTATTTAACTTCTATAATCATCtaatttttaaattaaataattgaaGGTGCACGTTGGaaaaattttgacccgtttcctATTTAATCTACCTCTTTTTTTAGTTGCAAGCGTTCATTTTGAGTATCCCGAGGCGTAAAATAATGGACGAGACACAAGAAACCATGAGAACATCCGCCTTCCCGAGTACCCACGTGAAGGTAGAACCGTAATAGTAAAACCCATAATTgctgggatttttttttttttactttttttatgaAGAATTTTGTTTGTATGTTCATTCTGCATGAAAAATGGTCAAAGAACCTTTATATTGCATCCATGTGTTATGGTCGAACCGTATGCAGACTCATGCTGGTAACAGAGGCTACATTTTACTGAAAACCCTCACTAACAACTATGTTTTTGTATTCACTAGAGGGCaggcccgtgcgatgcacggcatgaccaaaagttagtgtatttttggttgtgtaggtgggGAAAATGTTTATGTATGGATTAAAGATAGTTAGTAGAAAGACAATGCAAGAAAAGGCATACGAAATGTGCTAATACCATGTACTATGACTTGTAACAAAAAGTTAAGGCGTGAATAAAGTAGGAAAATTCGTTGCGTAATCCATTTAAGAGTAAGCATGTATGCCAAGTCTTAAAACATACATTGTAGGGGGAAAAGCGTAAAAGTAGGTTACGGAGTTCCCCGTTTTATTTAACAATTCAAGAAATCTTAAGGCGTTCATGGATGGCTATGTAGCTGACGGTCCACTTTCACCTGGTGCGCTCCCTACGGAACCATCTGAATACGAAGCTTCATAAGTGGGGCTGTGTTATAAAGAAGGGAGATATTAGGAAGAAGTTTAACTTGGATTACACATATATTAGTAGCTCCTATGACATTATGTTGTACAAAAATCGATAGAGTGTAATGGTGGTTAAGTAACGTACCTTTCACATGGAGTGTCATTCATGGAACCATCTGATTCACAACCCGCATAAGTAGGGCTGTCGAAGAAGGAAAGGGAATGTCATGCAGTTATTTGGCGTGTGTAAATAGGAGAAAAAACATGACCCAATGATTAAACCTAAATATCCAAAAGAACAGAGAAGTTTAAATAGAACCACTACAAACTTAATCGTAATAGACGTAAATAAAGGCAACCTTACGGAATGTGGGAAGTTAGGGGTGTGCTCGCATGTATTCTTAAATTGAAGAAGCCTATATCAAGTCCAATGTTGTAGTTCGTTACTGTGTATGTAGCTGGGCGTCCAATAGGCTGATCACCTATAAGGATCATGTTTCTGGCCAAACTAACGTTGGGCATTCGGGCGGAAATGGTGTATTGATTGTTCAGTTTTCGACCATTGCATTTTGTGGTTTTGTATGAGATAAGGTTTGTCCTTTTTTTTTCAATGTTACTATAGAAATATAATTGTTATTGTTTTCATATGGTTTCCATTTAATAAGTAACATTTGTATAGCGAGGCTTCAAGAAATAAATATGATGGCTGTAGTATATAATATTTGTTTTTAGACGTTTTCTAAAAAGAAACCACAGTCGGAGATGTAGTTTTGTGGTTCAGTTATTGTATCAAGTAAATAGGATATACAGAAACTTACATGGACTTTCTGTTCGTTTCTTTGAGCTTAACTGGTGTTGGTATTGTCATCACCCCTTTATCCAGCCTAGTAATGGGAGCAGGGCTGGTAGGTCTATCAGGTTGCCAGCTTGTTTCGTCTGGGAGTACACGTTTGCAGTTGAAGCTCTCAAAGGTGCCATGATTGTAATATGTGGATGTGTCGACTTGGATGGTTCGGGTGGTGCCCACCAATGAGTGCAAGCAGTTTGGGAGCGCCGAGATGCCACCATTAGAGTTCTGTATTATGACTGGAGTGAAGCTAGCCGGGGTGTTTTCGGAATAAATGGTGTTGATACGCGTGAGACCCGATTCCACATTGAGTATATCCTGAGCAGTGGTGTGGGTTAGTACCTGTGCAGTGTCATCGAAACACACAATGACCACACTTGCCGTGGAATCCAGGACATCAAGTTCAAGATGGTACCtgtgaaaattttttttttgatgtcaAAATGTACAAAGGCTTTTGGCAACGAAGATAACAATAGAATACCAAAACCAAACCTTGCCCGGGGGAACATAACCGGGTTTTCACAGCCAGCACACCAGAGCTCCCCTTGATCAGCAAAGACACCTTTCATGCATTTCCCGCCTCTACACATAAGTCTAAACCATTGCTCGCTATTACGTATGCCTTTAATGACCACACGACAATTGAACTCAGCACTCTGTATGGATTAGAAGAAACATCTATTATGTATGGACAATAATGGGTACGGGGGAAACGGTTGAAATTATAGAAAGGGGTGATACCGTGTGGTGTTTATTTTCTCGGCCGTGGCGTAATATGTCTTCAAGCTTCGATAAACTTTCTGAACAATTAGCAACAGTAGTGTTTTTCTTCATTTTGGCAGATGGTTTGTGATTTGCAGTCTCCGGTTGCAGAATGAAAGAATTCATGGATGAATGTAGCCATGTATTTATAGTCACATGAATCGTAGACTCCTCGGATCACCTGCGGCAGTTTTCAGTCGAATGAAAATTTAATCAAAACCGTTACAGAATAGTTAACGATGTCATGAAATTAATATCTTTGTTTTCTATAGTTCCTTGATTTGTTAGTAATTATTATGTGACCTCTCAACTTATTACCGGTATGTCTTAAATGGCAATCATTTGAGTAGTAAAGGGTTTTATTTTCATGTTAGGCAAATTGAATATGAGAAGTGTAGACATGCATAAAGCTATACGGTTAAATAAAATGGATGAGTTAGCAAGATATCACACTATTTCAATCAGCTTTGGTTGTCTTTTGTATTATACGGAAAATAAACTTAGGGATTATTTTAGAGTACCTGATAGTAATCAGTTATAGCAGATGCAACCAACAACTCCAACAACAAATAAATCAGTAGCCGAGTTCAGCAAAGGCCTCAAAAAACGGGCCGCTTTTATTCAACCGTTCAACAGAGCTCGCCATAAACCGTGACCGTTATTGACAAAACATAGTGTATTATATATTTCACCAAACTCTAAATCGTGACCGTCGTTGGCCTAAATATTCAAAACCGTCAGATATACACGGTACTCATGTTTAAGTTTAGCCATGTTCAGGTCAAAACGCAAGACTTGACTTTGCAAAGTTCTACACGGTCAAGTAAAGACATATCGAAACATGTTTCAAAGCCTCTGAAGGCTGAACTACCTGTATCACTTAGGCTCATTGTTAAGGCGAAAAGTTGCATTTTTATATTTATAGGATAAAGACATAAAGCTCAGATGCTATTTACCAGAATATAATGTTTAATCATAGGATCATGAATATGTCTTCATGCAGGACTACACATGTCTCATTTCAATGAAGATAAAGACGGTACACTGTCTGATCCTACCCAAAGAGCACTAATAAGGATTAGATTTGATTTAATATTATCCTTTAATTAAGAATTGATAATAAACATGTAtccttaaaattttaaattatttaatttaatagaAAAAAAGATGGTCTGAATGAATCACATGTGTAGTGTATAATAATATGAGCTATGAAGGATGTATAAGTACCAGTTATGCTCCGTCTTTTCCGATATGCATGGTGGCGTGAAAACGACAGGAATTCCTTTAGCATATCTTCGAAGTGAATAGCAAGCTAAAACCGCAATACGCCCAAATAAGAAAGCAGCATAAACACATTAAGATGTATAATTTAAAGCAGTTCCATCATTAAGCAACAATGTCCAAGCAATACCGGGGTTCCAGCAGTGGCCGTTGCACCGGAAACGGTTACAGACGCACCCAATGTGTCAGTCATCGTTGCATGTGTTACTTTCATCTCGTTTGCTGTAACAATCGTCTCACTTGCGCCGGCAGTCCGGGTTTTTGTGTGTTGAATAGTTCGAGGTGTAGACCCCCGTGTCCCATTGTTTCAACGGCGGCTTTTACACAGCTTATCGGTTTCTGCACCAATTGGGCTTTCGTCTGTATGGCTGATATATAATTCCTGGAAATGAGGAAAGAAACCAGTTTtaagaaacaaacaaaaaacatttTAGCCATTTTCTTTTTTGAGAACACATGGTAACATGAACTATGTAGGCTGAATAAGCAGTAGGTAGGTTCCGATTTCTCCGTCACTGATGGTTGCGTTAAATACGGTAGAACTTCGGTCAGTTTATCTCCGGATGTAATATTGGATGCATATATCAGTTTCGAAACCAAATAATGATTACCTGGCCAGAATAACGCATAGCATTAACATAAGTTCCATTATCAAGTACGAATGTAAAGAAAATAAAACCACAAAACACCCAACGGAAGACACCACTGTAAAATAATGTTTAATAATAATGACTTACCAGGGCTGAACATGTTTCAGAATTAACCGTTTGATATTATGCCAAAGTCCAGTAGAAAAACCGACAATTCGAGGAGTTGAAGTGATGATAAGAGTTCCTTGAGTCCCCCTCATAGTCGGCTCGCATTTCTATATAACCATGAACATGTTAGAGTGAATGTTATAGTGAGTTGGATATGACAGTAAACAAAATAGTATAAGGTTCATAAACCGTTGATGTGTAAGCGTGTAACCAGCTCATGAGGATCCACGATGTGTCTATAATGACAGGTTAAAATGTTTGAAACAAGAGTTCGTACGGAAGTATATGACATCCACCCTCCTAATGACAGGTGGCACCCGTGGCCCAAAAATGCGTGCCTTACAATGTGTTTATAGCAGTAATAATTAGTAGGCTTCGGACCATCGTTACCATTGTTTACTAAAACAGACAAATAAACCAAGCATTAAAGCTAAGAAATAAAAAGAGCATCAGTTTTTGGAATTTAGTGGAATCTGATCAGACTTACATTTGTACTGCATGGGGCGTATATATAGCTGTTGCGGCGTCCTTATTGACATGCTACATGAATAGGTGGACCTTGGAGGTTAGACGCATAATAATTAACGTGTCTCGTATATAGTTGTGGTGGTTGGAACGGGTGGGAAGAATAGAGTTTAGGGCATGTATCAGTTACTATGTTGGTTTAACGGTGGTGGAGGTGGAAGATTTTTTTTTGCAGCCCAACAGTACACGGTAGGTCTAGGTATTGTTTATTGTCGCCAATCTGAGGTAGTCAAATTGTTAAATGTTTCTTTGTAAACGATGTTTCTAGTATGGTTTGTCATGCCACCGTTGCCATCTCCGACGATGACAATCTTTAGACCTGCAGGTGTTGTAACCCGTGAAAGTGCGACATATAACTGGCCATGGCTAAACACTGGTCGGGGTAGGTAGAGGCCAACAACTTTTAATGATTGCCCTTGGCTTTTATTAATCGTCATAGCATAGCATGGTTTTACGGGGAACTGGCGCCTTTTCATAATAAATGGCCATTTTGATTTAGTGGATGAAAGCGTTATCCTTGGTATTAATGCAGTATCACCACGGTTTGACCCGGTAAGTATCCTAGCTTTGATAACAAATTTCCCAAGGTCTGTGATGATCAGACGGGTGCCATTACATAAGCCTTGGGAGGGGTTCACATTTCTTAAAAGCATGATAGGGAGACCTTCTTTCAGATCCAAAGCGTGCGGTGGCATACCTGTCAATATCAAATAATTAAAAGGATTTGGCCggtggtttttttttatttgtaactATTATCCATGCGACGTGTGGTGGGGGATGGGGGGGGTACCTGGGAATGTCAAAGAGTTTAGGAACTCAGGCGGGTAGAGTTGTTCCTGTTCCAATACATCCGTGGATGCACGACATATTTCGTCGGAGCTCTTGTAGGTCTTTGTGGTCTGTCTTAATTGCCGAAACATGTAAGCATTGATTTCATCCGCGTCTACGTTGCGGGGGGTTAGTATTGCTCTTTCACACAAAAAATCATCATCGCCCTGCCTTTCTGTAAACGACGGGAAGACAGCATTAACAATCGAGTCCACAGGAAGCCCACAACTATCAATGATAAACCTGGCGGGTATCTCGATCCAGGTTGGTTCATCTTCACCTTCTTTGGCTTTCGAGGGAACAATTCCATCGCCGATTTCTAACAACCATTTGTTGAAACGTTGCCTTTCAATGTCTACTACACCCGTTGAGGTGTATTCGTTGACACGCATACTACGGTGGAGAGTGAAGAGTTCACAATTTTTCCACAGGTACGATTTATTTATGCATGCTTGAACAACATCTTCTCTTTTTCCCTTTGGGATGACGGGAAGGATTTGCCTGAAATCACCACCAAGTAAGATAGGCATGCCACCAAAGGCACGTTCCCTGTTTGTGGTGGAACAAAACCCCAAGATGTCTCTAAGTGTTTTATCTAGTGCTTCAAATGCAAATTTTTGCATCATTGGTGCTTCGTCCCAGATGATTAACCGTACCTCCTGCAAAAGGTGTGCCAATTGGGTATTCTGTTTAATGGAACACGTGCTATTGTGAAGTAATTCTAAAGGGATAGCGAACCGGCTATGCGCTGTCCGACCACCGGGTAATAGAAGGGACGCGATACCTGATGGGTGGGACAGGTAAAGTTAGTAAAAAAATGGAGTTGCGTGCGCAACCACACAGATAATGTAGTATGAGAATAATTATACAACATAGTAGAATTATTTTTTGACCTGAAGATGCAACTGCAAGAGCAATTAGTCCCATCGATCTCAAACGTGACAGGATGGCTCTGTATAGGAAAGTCTTGCCTGTCCCTCCCGGACCATAGACGAAATAAAACCCTCCTTTGTGGGTGGTAACAGAATCAATGACTGTGTTGTAGATGGCCGTCTGTTCCGTATTGAGTGATGCATATAGTTGTTCGTGCTCGTCTGTCATCTTTTTTTTGTTGTAACTCAACTCTTCTCTGATTAGACGATTATCCATCCTATCGAGCAGCGACGTATCTGGCTGTGGCATATCCGGGAAATCCACCAATGATTTCCCGTTTTTTTCCAACAGTTCATTTAGTTCAATCAGGCAGTAGTTCTTAAGTTGGTCGTTTGATAACTGTAGACCAGGGAACATGTAGAGCCTACGTTTCATGTATAAGATATCATCTGATAGTATTTCCCAATTCTGTGACCACAGTTGCGATGGGCGGTTCACTTTGCAAAACAATAACATGGTAACAAATAACTCCCGTAGTTGGGAGCCGGATGCCCATAGTTTAGCCTCTGAGAGAGCGTCATTCCATTCCTTGTCATCATTAAGCAAGCCATATGCATAGCAGGCTTCTTTGAACGTTCCATATACGATACCGTCGACCGTTTTTATTTCTTCAAAACTTCGGGGCCCTCTCACAATCCCTAACAACATCCTTAAGTAATACTTTGGCCCAGCTGCTGGATTGCAATACACGATCCGCCCAATTGCTGGCCGTTCCAACCGCGTTTTCCATACCTTGTTATCATCGTGCCAGACGTACTTTGTTGGTATCTCGGCGTACGTAAGGTTTCTTGCCGCTGCATCTCTGCTGTTCAACGCAAACCATTGGGTGAACATTGTGTCTCGTATCCCCTCACGGTTTAAAAGGGCTGGCAAACTGTCAGAATCACGTAACGTGAGTAGATGTTGGTTAGGTGTATGGAACGTTAGTTTCATGACGGATGGGAATGAGTAATGTATAGGGAATGCAAGCATTCTCCACACAGCTTCACACGGCGATAAGTACCGACAATCCAAATAGTTTTTAATCTCATCAACCTTAACAATCTTTTGTGAACGATTTTCACCATCACTGCCAATGTTTTCTTGAACAACCATTGTAGCCCTGTCTGGTCCCTTGTTTAAGTATTTAAAAAGGTATTTTATAGCTCGGGACTGGTTGCACCACTCAACATTGATGTGTGATTCATACTTTAAAAGGAGATAACGGTTGTATGGAACGACAAACCGGTTGTCGAGTTTCGTTTTACCCTTTATAAAGAAAATCTTTGTATCTCGACGCCGGTAAACCGGGTAGCCGTCTTCGTCAATTGTCGTTTCTCGATAAAATGGCTTTGGGAAGTGTTTCATACATTTTCCATCTGTTGTACACGGAGCACTGCGAGCGTCATTCCCACATGGGCCATGCAACATGTAATCTGTTACAGCCTTATAGCCGGATGGGTCGTCAATTTTCGATGGGATCTCGGCTGAAATC belongs to Helianthus annuus cultivar XRQ/B chromosome 5, HanXRQr2.0-SUNRISE, whole genome shotgun sequence and includes:
- the LOC110942988 gene encoding uncharacterized protein LOC110942988, whose product is MPLQYPLLFPYGETGFHARIRYHDNTGRRSTKRRCVTMREYYCYRIHYRNNEGTTLLRGGRLFQQYLVDSYAAIEEHRLRWMRNNQNELRVELYHNVCDAVTRGDTNAKAIGQRIVLPATFTGSPRYMVQNYQDAMALCRAFGNPDLFVTFTANPKWPEIEDIIPGQKSHDRADVVSRVFKLKLSFLIEDIMKKQIFGVCKSGKLCDALPLCFAVNSPTNTNLSKLFNFLLFDLSVFRNLPHWLYTAVYTIEFQKRGLPHAHLLIWLEHSAVSHTPAGIDDLISAEIPSKIDDPSGYKAVTDYMLHGPCGNDARSAPCTTDGKCMKHFPKPFYRETTIDEDGYPVYRRRDTKIFFIKGKTKLDNRFVVPYNRYLLLKYESHINVEWCNQSRAIKYLFKYLNKGPDRATMVVQENIGSDGENRSQKIVKVDEIKNYLDCRYLSPCEAVWRMLAFPIHYSFPSVMKLTFHTPNQHLLTLRDSDSLPALLNREGIRDTMFTQWFALNSRDAAARNLTYAEIPTKYVWHDDNKVWKTRLERPAIGRIVYCNPAAGPKYYLRMLLGIVRGPRSFEEIKTVDGIVYGTFKEACYAYGLLNDDKEWNDALSEAKLWASGSQLRELFVTMLLFCKVNRPSQLWSQNWEILSDDILYMKRRLYMFPGLQLSNDQLKNYCLIELNELLEKNGKSLVDFPDMPQPDTSLLDRMDNRLIREELSYNKKKMTDEHEQLYASLNTEQTAIYNTVIDSVTTHKGGFYFVYGPGGTGKTFLYRAILSRLRSMGLIALAVASSGIASLLLPGGRTAHSRFAIPLELLHNSTCSIKQNTQLAHLLQEVRLIIWDEAPMMQKFAFEALDKTLRDILGFCSTTNRERAFGGMPILLGGDFRQILPVIPKGKREDVVQACINKSYLWKNCELFTLHRSMRVNEYTSTGVVDIERQRFNKWLLEIGDGIVPSKAKEGEDEPTWIEIPARFIIDSCGLPVDSIVNAVFPSFTERQGDDDFLCERAILTPRNVDADEINAYMFRQLRQTTKTYKSSDEICRASTDVLEQEQLYPPEFLNSLTFPGMPPHALDLKEGLPIMLLRNVNPSQGLCNGTRLIITDLGKFVIKARILTGSNRGDTALIPRITLSSTKSKWPFIMKRRQFPVKPCYAMTINKSQGQSLKVVGLYLPRPVFSHGQLYVALSRVTTPAGLKIVIVGDGNGGMTNHTRNIVYKETFNNLTTSDWRQ